A genome region from Manihot esculenta cultivar AM560-2 chromosome 5, M.esculenta_v8, whole genome shotgun sequence includes the following:
- the LOC110616212 gene encoding phospholipase A(1) DAD1, chloroplastic, with product MRFPVGARPCTLPSASTHLELTLHSPTSHVSRRLLTTKFSMLKLSQPINSHNSLHVRCSLTTTSKKLGRKWMEYQGINNWEGLLDPLDDTLRSEILRYGQFVDAAYRSFDFDPSSSTYATSKFSRNSLFARTGISETGYRMTKDLRATSGLRLPLWIDKAPSWMSTQSSWIGFVAVCQDKNEIARLGRRDVVIAYRGTATCLEWLENLRATLTCLPHREGNVGRSSNGPMVESGFLSLYTSSTSTVPSLQRSVKEEVARVLERYGDEPLSFTITGHSLGAALAILTAYDIKSSFENAATVTAISFGGPRVGNRSFRCQLENGGTKILRIVNSDDIITKVPGFVIDNNDMAGNQTIQMSGLPSWVQKSVENTQWVYAEVGRELRLSSKKSPYLRKKDVATCHELSTYLHLVNGFVSSTCPFRATAKKMLSKHHKEKLGFR from the coding sequence ATGAGGTTTCCGGTTGGAGCTAGGCCATGCACTTTACCTTCTGCTTCAACACACCTGGAGCTCACTCTTCACTCTCCTACTTCCCATGTGTCTCGAAGATTGCTCACTACCAAATTTTCGATGCTCAAATTATCGCAGCCTATCAACAGCCACAACTCGCTCCATGTGCGTTGCTCTCTCACCACTACTTCCAAGAAACTTGGCAGGAAATGGATGGAATATCAAGGAATCAACAACTGGGAGGGCTTGCTTGACCCTCTTGATGATACTCTCAGAAGTGAGATTTTACGATACGGGCAATTTGTTGATGCAGCCTATCGGTCCTTTGACTTTGATCCTTCTTCTTCTACTTATGCCACATCTAAATTCTCTAGAAACTCGCTTTTTGCCAGGACTGGAATAAGCGAAACTGGCTATCGCATGACCAAGGATCTCCGTGCCACTTCTGGCCTACGATTGCCACTTTGGATTGATAAAGCACCGAGCTGGATGTCCACCCAATCCAGCTGGATTGGCTTCGTTGCCGTTTGCCAGGACAAAAACGAGATTGCTAGACTAGGCCGCCGTGATGTCGTTATTGCTTACAGGGGCACCGCTACTTGCTTGGAGTGGCTTGAAAATTTACGCGCCACGCTAACTTGTCTACCACACCGTGAAGGAAATGTGGGACGTAGCAGCAATGGGCCAATGGTGGAGAGCGGATTTTTGAGCCTCTACACATCGAGTACTTCCACAGTTCCTAGTTTACAAAGGAGTGTGAAGGAGGAGGTTGCGAGGGTCCTGGAAAGGTACGGTGATGAGCCACTGAGTTTCACGATAACCGGACACAGTCTGGGTGCTGCACTAGCTATACTAACGGCTTACGATATAAAGTCGAGCTTTGAAAATGCAGCGACGGTAACCGCAATTTCGTTTGGTGGGCCACGCGTAGGTAACAGAAGCTTCAGATGCCAGCTGGAAAATGGTGGGACGAAGATACTGCGGATAGTGAACTCCGATGATATCATCACAAAAGTACCAGGATTTGTGATTGACAACAATGACATGGCAGGAAATCAGACAATCCAGATGTCAGGATTGCCAAGCTGGGTGCAGAAGAGTGTAGAGAATACGCAGTGGGTGTATGCTGAGGTGGGACGAGAGCTGCGACTAAGCAGCAAGAAATCACCGTATCTGAGAAAAAAGGATGTTGCCACGTGTCACGAGCTGAGCACGTATCTGCATTTAGTTAACGGGTTTGTGAGCTCCACGTGTCCATTTAGAGCGACGGCAAAGAAGATGCTCAGTAAGCACCACAAAGAAAAGTTAGGATTCAGATGA